A genomic window from Treponema maltophilum ATCC 51939 includes:
- a CDS encoding YoaK family protein, giving the protein MNTQSSETKMHESLCIALILALMGGFLDAYTYILKNGVFANAQTGNLVLLSISVFTGQVGSVPKYLLPIVFFSFGIVLSECIKSTACIKSELNKIRFALVFKAVLLIMIGLTSPVTADLFTTCSVSFLAAIQVGIFNKLKGSAVATTMITGNLKSAMQSLHLFVHKNDHAAGKMCVRYLSVIVFFGAGASAGAFLTRVFRDNSIYFCLIFLFAAYAILTIDEKRALR; this is encoded by the coding sequence ATGAATACGCAATCTTCCGAAACCAAAATGCATGAAAGCCTGTGCATTGCGCTCATACTCGCTTTGATGGGCGGCTTTTTGGACGCATATACCTATATTTTAAAAAACGGCGTTTTTGCAAATGCGCAAACCGGCAATTTGGTTCTTTTGTCGATTTCCGTTTTTACGGGACAGGTCGGCTCGGTGCCCAAATATCTTTTGCCGATTGTCTTTTTTTCGTTCGGCATAGTGCTTTCGGAATGCATAAAATCGACCGCGTGTATAAAATCCGAATTGAACAAAATTCGCTTTGCGCTCGTCTTTAAAGCGGTTCTATTGATTATGATAGGCTTGACTTCTCCCGTTACGGCCGACTTGTTTACCACTTGTTCCGTTTCTTTTTTGGCCGCAATTCAAGTCGGCATATTCAACAAGCTTAAAGGCTCGGCTGTTGCGACCACGATGATTACGGGAAATTTAAAATCGGCCATGCAAAGTCTGCACTTGTTTGTGCATAAAAACGATCACGCGGCGGGAAAAATGTGCGTGCGCTACCTTTCCGTTATCGTTTTTTTCGGAGCGGGAGCAAGCGCGGGCGCTTTTTTAACCCGCGTTTTTCGGGACAATTCCATTTATTTTTGTCTGATTTTTCTTTTTGCGGCCTATGCGATATTGACTATAGACGAAAAAAGGGCGCTCCGATAA
- a CDS encoding LacI family DNA-binding transcriptional regulator: MTENKLSPKTKKVYQYLSHLFNNGQLLAGEQIPSEIEIAETLAVSRPTVAKAINIFVREGKAYRKSGIGTFLRDPAADKKKKKTIGLVFPLIGLSEIFRPITEGIAKLSETLNFSLIWGGQFNGANITGTQTEQMIDFYIEQNVDGILFAPVELTRNCFSINKKIISKIEKCNIPIVLVDGEYHEFPLRSKYDLVGIDNFRAGYVSALHFIEQGAKRVDFLCQPFMAQTVPQRIKGYRQALLDSGITPHKTWVHDIRNFSSKELLPLIQNGAQNIICANDNTAMKFIKALSDADIKIPKDVRLSGFDDIEAARYFPVPLTTVAQPCKDLAEVIIHTMLTRIENPYLPARNLMLDFELKIRESSKIPG; this comes from the coding sequence ATGACGGAAAATAAACTTTCACCCAAAACAAAAAAAGTTTATCAATATCTTTCGCATTTATTTAACAACGGACAACTTCTTGCCGGTGAGCAAATTCCTTCCGAAATTGAAATAGCCGAAACCTTAGCCGTTTCACGTCCTACGGTTGCCAAGGCCATTAATATTTTTGTGCGGGAAGGGAAAGCATACAGAAAAAGCGGAATCGGAACTTTTTTACGGGATCCCGCAGCGGATAAAAAGAAAAAAAAGACGATAGGGCTTGTCTTTCCCCTAATCGGATTAAGTGAAATTTTCCGCCCGATTACGGAAGGAATCGCAAAACTGTCCGAAACCCTTAATTTTTCTCTTATATGGGGCGGTCAATTTAACGGAGCAAATATAACCGGAACTCAGACGGAACAAATGATAGATTTTTATATCGAACAAAACGTCGACGGTATTTTGTTTGCCCCGGTGGAACTTACCCGTAATTGTTTTTCGATAAATAAAAAGATCATAAGCAAAATAGAAAAGTGCAATATTCCGATCGTTTTGGTTGACGGCGAGTATCATGAATTCCCGCTTCGAAGCAAATACGACCTTGTCGGAATCGATAACTTCAGGGCGGGGTATGTTTCGGCGCTTCATTTTATCGAACAAGGGGCAAAACGAGTAGATTTTTTATGCCAGCCCTTTATGGCGCAAACCGTACCGCAGCGCATTAAAGGATATCGGCAAGCGCTTTTAGACAGCGGAATAACGCCGCACAAAACATGGGTACACGACATTCGGAATTTTTCATCAAAAGAGCTTTTACCGCTTATACAAAACGGCGCTCAAAATATTATTTGCGCAAACGACAATACCGCAATGAAGTTTATAAAAGCTTTGTCGGATGCCGATATCAAAATCCCGAAAGACGTTCGGCTCAGCGGTTTTGACGACATTGAAGCCGCACGTTATTTTCCCGTACCGCTTACAACGGTGGCGCAGCCCTGTAAAGACTTGGCGGAAGTTATCATACACACAATGCTTACGCGGATTGAAAATCCTTATTTGCCTGCCCGCAATCTTATGCTTGACTTTGAATTGAAAATTCGCGAATCAAGCAAAATACCCGGATAA
- a CDS encoding TetR/AcrR family transcriptional regulator: MQYHSGNYADMQAVRVDIRFDAYDNESGNAKAKIMAKFQRKTAEERKDEIRRGAVQTFLKKGYRNTTMEDIVASTTLSKGGVYRYFKSTKEIMLSLMHEGNILSRERLRVLFDKAEENADVCALFSQAVIEKLFAENPLKRLYLMFVTEIVYDAEFEKEWQKLNADFYPILRADFLEWKNEKPDLADAFLNLLEKLDLDFLGALVNALLMQYELFSDKRVLRSKKDFLYGIFYDYCKDRIKR, encoded by the coding sequence ATGCAATATCATAGCGGGAATTACGCCGATATGCAAGCCGTGCGTGTTGACATTCGCTTCGATGCGTACGATAATGAAAGCGGCAACGCAAAGGCAAAGATTATGGCAAAATTTCAGCGGAAAACGGCGGAAGAACGCAAGGACGAAATACGGCGCGGTGCGGTGCAAACGTTTTTAAAAAAAGGTTACCGTAATACGACGATGGAAGATATTGTCGCTTCAACAACGCTTTCAAAGGGCGGCGTGTACCGGTATTTTAAAAGCACAAAAGAAATCATGCTGTCGCTTATGCACGAGGGCAATATTTTGTCCCGCGAGCGGCTCCGCGTTCTGTTCGATAAAGCCGAGGAAAACGCCGATGTGTGTGCACTTTTTTCGCAAGCCGTTATAGAAAAGCTGTTTGCCGAAAATCCTTTAAAACGCCTGTATTTAATGTTCGTAACCGAAATCGTCTACGATGCCGAATTCGAAAAAGAATGGCAAAAACTCAACGCCGATTTTTATCCGATTTTGCGCGCGGATTTTCTTGAATGGAAAAACGAAAAGCCCGATCTGGCCGACGCATTTTTGAATTTGCTGGAAAAGCTCGATTTGGATTTTTTGGGCGCCTTAGTAAACGCGCTTTTAATGCAGTACGAATTATTTTCGGACAAACGCGTTTTGCGCTCGAAAAAAGATTTTTTGTACGGCATTTTTTACGATTACTGCAAAGACCGCATAAAACGATGA
- a CDS encoding sedoheptulokinase translates to MIYIGIDLGTTSLCCTAVESADWHIKKIKTCPNGAHIDAKEAWDKKQNVDTIYAAAKNLIDSVFAEHDGKIGAIAISTQMHGIVYTDKSGNALSPLYTWQYRRSALKCEKSGIPYYKELEQKLGKTCPPGYGLATHYTLRSCGEVPAHAHKICSIGDYVAMKLAGNKEPVSDITLAESFGAVFLGEKNYTCGKLRSAGIDPALLPDIVESDAIIGTYRNVPVVTAIGDNQASFLGAITDLYSNAVISLGTSGQITCYSEKPVHIEGVETRPFPKKGYILSGASLCGGYAYALLKRFFSATIKWLCGKETEENCNVYKRLDEINPLGIPNIPAIKTSFCGTRTAPDAKALIEGIDEYNFLPQNITAGLVLGIINELKDFFNLFPQEIRKNIVQLYGSGSFFNKHPFVQNCCEKLFGLPVQKTPRDEEGAFGAAINAGMALGDFSDYNQAVQKIKALNDDGK, encoded by the coding sequence ATGATATACATCGGTATCGATTTGGGAACGACTTCTCTGTGCTGTACTGCGGTTGAAAGTGCCGATTGGCACATAAAAAAGATAAAAACGTGTCCGAACGGCGCTCACATCGACGCAAAAGAAGCGTGGGACAAAAAGCAGAATGTCGATACGATTTATGCGGCGGCAAAAAACTTAATAGATTCCGTATTTGCCGAACACGACGGGAAAATCGGCGCTATCGCAATTTCAACGCAAATGCACGGAATCGTATACACCGATAAAAGCGGCAACGCCCTTTCGCCCCTATACACATGGCAGTACCGGCGCTCGGCGCTGAAGTGCGAAAAATCCGGCATACCCTACTACAAAGAATTGGAACAAAAGTTGGGAAAAACCTGTCCTCCCGGCTACGGTCTTGCAACGCATTATACCCTGCGCTCTTGCGGCGAAGTTCCCGCACATGCGCATAAAATCTGTTCTATAGGCGATTACGTTGCGATGAAACTTGCCGGAAACAAAGAGCCCGTTTCTGACATCACGCTTGCCGAAAGCTTCGGAGCCGTTTTTTTAGGCGAAAAAAACTATACTTGCGGAAAACTGCGTTCAGCCGGCATCGATCCCGCTTTATTGCCGGACATCGTTGAGTCGGACGCTATTATCGGAACATACCGAAACGTCCCGGTCGTTACGGCGATAGGGGATAATCAGGCGAGCTTTTTGGGGGCGATTACCGATTTGTATTCGAACGCGGTAATCAGCTTAGGCACCAGCGGACAAATTACCTGTTACAGCGAAAAACCGGTACACATTGAAGGGGTGGAAACACGCCCCTTCCCCAAAAAGGGTTATATTTTATCGGGTGCTTCGTTGTGCGGCGGATACGCATATGCACTTTTAAAACGTTTTTTCAGTGCAACAATAAAATGGCTGTGCGGAAAAGAAACCGAAGAAAACTGCAATGTGTACAAAAGACTCGATGAAATAAATCCCCTCGGTATCCCGAATATACCTGCAATTAAAACAAGCTTTTGCGGAACGCGTACCGCCCCCGATGCCAAAGCGCTTATAGAAGGAATCGACGAGTACAACTTTCTGCCGCAAAACATAACCGCCGGCCTTGTTTTGGGAATCATCAACGAACTTAAAGATTTTTTTAATCTTTTTCCGCAGGAGATTCGAAAGAATATCGTTCAACTGTACGGTTCCGGAAGTTTTTTCAACAAGCATCCTTTTGTGCAAAACTGCTGCGAAAAACTGTTCGGTCTTCCCGTACAAAAAACACCGCGCGATGAAGAAGGCGCATTCGGGGCGGCCATCAATGCGGGCATGGCATTAGGTGATTTTTCCGACTATAATCAAGCGGTACAAAAAATAAAGGCTTTGAACGATGACGGAAAATAA